Within Mycobacterium heckeshornense, the genomic segment CGACTTGGCTCCAGCCAACTGGGACCCCAAGGCTTTTGACGAGCCCGAGCGGTTGTACCTGCATCGGTCCAGAGCCGGTCAGCATGTCGCCTTCGGGTACGGCAGGCACCAATGTGTGGGCCAACAGCTGGCTCGAGCCGAACTTCAGATCGTGTATCACACCCTGTTCCGACGGGTGCCCACTCTGAAACTGGCTGCGCCCGTTCAAGACATTGCATTCAAGCATGACAGGCTCGCCTACGGCGTCTACGAACTGCCGGTGTCCTGGTAGAAGACCTTCATCCGTCCGCCGCCGATGAGTAGTCTCGACACGATGGTGATCCGATTGGAGGGTCAACAATGTCCACGCAAGCCACCAGCGTCTCGCTCTACCCCCCGGAAGGATATGGCGCGCCGAAGAATCGACGCGGCCATGCCGACCTCAGCAATGTGGGCCTGCCGGAGGGAACGGTGGTTTTCTCCGCGGACAACCACATTTCGCTAGCCGAGGACATTTTTTACCAGCGCTTCCCTGACGAGCTCAAAGACAAGGCGCCGCGCATCTGGTATGAGGACGGCGCGTACCAACTCGGCCGCAAAGGCCAGTCGTTCCTGCCGGGCGATTTCAGCGCGGTGCTGATGCAATACGACGACCTCCCCGGCGCCGGAAGCACCAACATCGAGGCGCGCATCCAGGAGTTGCACGAAGACGGTGTCGACAAAGAATTGGCGTTCCCCAATGCCGTTTTGGCGCTTTTCCACTACCCGGACAAGCAAATTCGCGAGCTTGCCTTCCGGATCTATAACGAATACATTGCCGAGTTACAAGAGCGCTCGGGTGGCCACTTCTACGGCGCCGGCCTGATTAACTGGTGGGACCCTCAAGGTACCCGGCGCACACTCGCTGAGCTGAAGTCACTGGGCCTCAAGACATTCCTGTTGCCACTGAATCCCGGTAAGGACGACGAAGGCAACATTATCGACTATGCAAGCGACACCATGAGCCCGGTGTGGGACGAGATCGAGGACGCCGGCCTTCCGGTCACCCACCACATCGGCGAAACCCCCCCGAAAACCCCGTGCCAGTACAACAGCGTGGTCGTCGGCATGATGATTAATATCGACGGCTTCCGGGAGGCGTTCTCGAAATACATCTTTTCTGGGATCCTCGATCGCCATCCCAGGCTGCGTATCGGCTGGTTCGAAGGCGGAATCGCCTGGGTCCCTTGGGCTCTGCAAGACGCCGAGCACCTGGTGGCATCGTACCAACACATGTTCAACCGGCCTCTGGAGCACGACGTGCGCTACTACTGGGACAACCACATGAGCGCGTCGTTCATGGTAGATCCGCTGGGGCTGGAGCTTATCGACCGCATCGGTGTGGACAAGGTGATGTGGTCTTCGGACTACCCGCACAACGAAAGCACCTATGGTTATTCGGAGAAGTCGCTAACCGCGGTCGTCGACGCCGTCGGGCCTGCGGCGGCCGCGCGGATCGTCAGCGGCAACATCACTGAGTTCTTAGGTCTGTAAGGCCACTATGATGACGACGTCCGTTGCTGCACAACCGTCCTCGATCGAGATTCCGGAATCCCCGGATCTGGCTCGGATGCGTCGCGAGACCGGTGCGAGGCTGCGCGCAGCGATGTCCGAGCGCGGAGTCGACGCGCTGATCCTGCTCGGCAACAACAACGTCGTCTATGCCACTGGCGTGAGCTGGCCGTTGGGTGACGCCGGGCTGTCCTATGTCGAACGCCCGGTTGCGATAGTGATTGCCGACGACCCGTGGCCGCACCTGTTCCTGCCGTTCCGCGAGGGTGCCGCGTCGGAATCGGGGCTGCCCGCCGATCACGTGCACGGCCCCGTCTATCTGGAATTCGACGAGGGCGTCGAGCATTTCGTTCGTGCTGTCGAGGACTTGATCCCAGCTGGGTCGGTCGTCGCGGTTGACGAGTTGACCGGTGCAATGCGCCGCGCGCATCCACAGCTGTTTCGGGCCGGCCGGCCGGCCGATGCCGCTCCGGTAATCGGAGCGGCCAAGGTTGTCAAGACTCGCGACGAACTGGCCTGCATCCGCCGCGCGTGTCGGATCACCGACCAAGCGATGGTCGACGTCCAAGCTGCACTTGCACCGGGAATCCGGCAGATTGACTTGTCGGCCCGTTTCCTGCGCAAGGCATTCGAGCTGGGGGCGATGGCGAGCATGCTTGAACCGATCTGGCAGATAATGCCGCAACGCAAAGCGGATGCAGTGTGGACCACCCACGGTGACTTGGCGCTGCCGCTGCTGACTACAGAGCGCAAGCTCGCCGAAGGCGACGTCTTGTGGACCGATGTCAGCATTACCTACGCCGGTTATTGCTCCGATTTCGGCCGCACCTGGATCGTGGGCTGTGAGCCCACGCCCCGTCAACAGGCGCAGTTCGACAAGTGGCGCGACATCATGGCGGCGGTGCTCGACGTGTTGCGCGCCGGCACCACCGCGGCGGAGCTGGGCCGGGCCGCGACGAAAGCCAACGGTGGGACTCGGCCCTGGCTTCCGCACTTTTACCTGGGACACGGCATTGGGGTGAACGCCGCCGAAACACCCATGATCGGAACCGATCTCGGCGACGAGTTCGACGAGAATTTCGTATTCGAGCCGGGCATGGTGCTGGTTTTGGAGCCGGTGGTGTGGGAGGACGGCACCGGCGGTTACCGCAGCGAAGAGATCGTTGTCGTCACCGAGAAGGGCTGGCTTCAGTTGACCGACTATCCGTATTACCCGTATGGCCTGCGCTGACGACGATGCAGAGCGCAGCGATGAGGAGGAGTAGCGCCGATGGCCTGCGCTGACGACGATGCAGAGCGCAGCGATGAGGAGGAGTAGCGCCGATGGCCTGCGCTGACGACGATGCAGAGCGCAGCGATGAGGAGGAGTAGCGCCGATGGCAACTGAGGTCCTGCCCGACGAGCGGGCGCTGCGCTTAGGGCGTCGCGAGCGTGCGTTCGCCCAAATGGCCGACTACGACCTCGACGTCCTGGTGTTGGGCCGGCAGGCAAACGTTCGTTATGTGGCCGGCGCGCCGCAACTGTGGGTGGCCGGCACCCGGCCGTTCGGTCCGACCTGTGTGGTGGTCCGCGAAACCGGGGCGATCCACCTGCTCAGCACCTGGGACGAAGGTGTGCCTGATGACATTCCGCACGAGAACCTGTACGGGATCGCGTGGAACCCGATGAACACCATTTCGGTGCTGCAACGCATCGAGGGTGCGTCGACTGCGAAACGTGTTGGCACTGATGCGCTTTCGCCGGCCTTCGCCCAACTGCTGCCGATGGCCTTTCCCAAGGCCGAGCTGGTCGACGGAGAGCTGGCCATGCGGGCTGCTCGCCGGATAAAGACACCAGAAGAGGTGGCTGCCCTGCGCGCGGCCATCAGCGTCGCCGAGGCAGGACTGGCTGCGGCGGTGGCGGAGTTGCGACCAGGCGTCAGCGAGAACATGTTGGCCGGAGTCTTGCTGGAGGCCATGGCCGCTGGCGGGGTGAGCACTCCCTCCACCCAGGACGTCGCATGGGTGACCTCGCCTGAGCACCCGTGGCGGCGGGGAAGCGACGATGGGCGGGTGCGGCCCGGCGACCTGGTCGCCTTCTCCGCGGGCGTGCTCGGCGGCGGTTACACCGGCGAGGTCGGCCGGACCTGGCCGGTCGGCGAGCCCAAGTGCATCGAGGCTGTCGCCGCGCTGTATCGGCGCTGGGAGACGTTGTGGTGCAGGCTTATTGACGCATGCTGCCCGGATGCGCCGGCCAGTGACCTGCTGGCCGCCTACCAGGCATCGGGCGAGCCGTTACCACCCATGCCGGTGGCGCGGGGCTTGGGTATGGGCTTCGACCCGCCGGTGGTGTCACAGCACTTGCCGGCGACCGCCGGCGAGGAACGGCTAGAGCCCGGCATGGTGCTCGCGCTCACCGGCTATGTCTGGGAGGCCGGCGTCGGCGCGGTGTTCGGCCGCGACGCGGTGCTGATCACCGCCGATGGCCACGAGGTCTTGACGACCAGCCCGTCAGCACACAGAACGGTTGGTGCAGCCAATGGTTGACGCTCAACGGCCCGCTCCGGAAGAGATCATCCTTTACGCCAAGGATGCCGAAACCAAGATCGCGACGATCACCTTCAACCGGCCCGAATTCCTCAACGCCCCCACCGCAGCTGCGCGGCTGCGCTACGCCGATCTGCTGCGCGGCGTCACCGTCGATGACGACGTCAAAGTCGTGGTGATACGCGGTGTGGGTGATGACTTCGGCAGCGGCGCTGATCTTCCCGAGTTCATGGAAGGTCAAGATTCGCCCGAGTTCCGCCTTGCCGAGCTGCGGCTGGAGAACCAGGGTATCCGCTACCCGCCCAAAGGGTCATTTCGCCACGGCGCCACCATCAGTGCCTGGTATGCCAATTCGCAGGCCGGCAACCGGCCGTTGCAGGAGCTGAAGAAAATTAGCATCGTCGAAGCCAAAGGCTATTGCTACGGCTGGCATTTCTACCAGGCAGCCGACGCCGACCTGGTGATCTCGTCCGACGACGCGCTGTTCGGGCATCCGTCTTTCCGGTACTACGGTTGGGGGCCCCGGATGTGGACGTGGATCCAGACTATGGGGCTGCGCAAGTTCCAGGAAATGGTGTTCACTGGCCGACCGTTCACCGCCGATGAGATGTACCAGTGCAACTTCGTTAACAAGGTGGTGCCACGGGATCAGCTGGAAGCCGAAGTGCAGAAGTACGCGCTGGCATGTGCGCGTAATCGACCAACCGACACGGTTTTCATGCAAAAGGTGTTCTTCGAAGTGGTCAAGCAATATCAGGGTGAGTACATGGGCAGCCTGCTGTCTGCGTTCTTCGAGTCGATGGGCGGCCACATTCACCATGACGTCGACGACCTGGAAATGGGGGAGGCGATTGACCGGGGTCTCAACGACGCCGTTAAGGACAACGACAGCAAGTTCCCCCCTGAGTTCCGGCTTAGCAAATCCAGCCGCAAGAAGAACGGCTAGCGCGTGGAGCCGTTGAACGGGTACGTCGTCATCGACCTGTCCACCGGTATCGCCGGCGCCTACTGCACAAAGCTGCTCGCCGACGGCGGGGCACAGGTGATCAAAGTTGAACCTCCACAAGGAGATCCACTACGGCAGTGGTCGGCTTCCGGCAGCCGCATCCAAGCCGGCAGTGATGGAGCACTGTTCAGCTTCCTGGCCTGCTCCAAACACAGCGTCGTTGCCGATGCCGCCGCAGACGGCGATGTCGAGTTCGTTCAACGGTTGCTGTCATCGGCCGACGCCGTGATATGGTCGCGAGGCTCTGCGATCGCCGAACACCCGTCGCTGGCGCCGACCGAAATCCATCGCGCCCACCCCCACTTGGTGGTCACCGCGATCACACCGTTCGGGCTGGACGGTCCCTGGCATGACCGCGCCGCAACCGAATTCACGCTGCAGGCGTGGTCGGGCGGGATCGTCGCGCTCGGACGCGGATCTCCGGACCGGGCGCCGGTATTCGTCGGCGGCCAGGTCGGTGAATATCTCGCCGGAGCCTACGCCTGCGCAGCGACGCTGGCATTCCGCGGGCTCGGTGGCCGACTTGTCGACCTCTCCATGCTGGAAGCCCAAATCCTCGGCCTCACCTATCACCCGGTCACCTACTTCCAGATGCTCGGCCGACCGTGGCGAGACGCCCGAAAGGTCACCGTGCCAGGTATCGCGCAGGCCAAAGACGGGCTGGTTGACCTCGGCTGCGGAACCGCTCAGCAGTGGTTCGATCTATGCGCAATGACGGGCCACCAGGAGTGGATCGACGAAGATTCACCGCTGTCGATCACCGAACAGGCCAACGAGAAAGCCGACGACATCTACGCGTGGGTCCAAAGCCACACTGTCGATGAAATCCGCGACCTGGCTACCGCATTCCGGATTCCCAACGCTCCTGTTGCCAATGGCGCCACCATCGCCGACCTGGACCACTTCCGCGCCCGGGGTTCCTTCGTGAGCAACCCGCGCGACGGGTTTCGCCAGCCCGGCCATCCATACCGGACGCGGCCCGCACTTCTTCGCCCGCCGCAACCGGCGCCACGGCTGGGTGAGCACACTGCGCAGTACCGCCAGTCGCCCCCGTCCGTCCGACGGTCGGCGCCTACACCCGACTCGGCTGACCGCTTGCCGTTCAGCGGATTACGGGTGCTCGACCTGACGACCTATTGGGCTGGTCCCTGCTGCACGCATTTTCTGGCTCTGCTGGGCGCGGAGGTGATTCATGTGGAGTCCACCCGCAAACCAGATGGCACCAGGCTGATCGCCGGTATACCGATCACCGAAGATCAGTGGTGGGAAAAGTCACCGATCTTCTCGGCGCTTAACACCAACAAGAAGGGCTTGACGCTCGATTTGCAAAGCGAACGCGGACGCGAACTGCTGAGCCGTTTGATCGCGACATCCGACGTTATCGTGGAAAACTTTACTCCCAGGGTGCTGGACCAGATAGGCGTGGATTTCGCTGCTGCCCAGGCGATCAGGCCGGATGTGATAATGCTCCGGATGCCCGGGTTCGGGCTCGACGGTCCCTGGCGCGACCAGCCTGCATTTGCCTACGTCATTGAAGCCGCCTCCGGATTGAGCTGGCTTACCGGCTATCCCGATCGGCCTCCCTATGAGCCGTACTCGATCGGCGATCCGAATGCCGGCGTGCACGCCGTTAATGCGCTTCTGCTCGCGTTGGAGCACCGCCGTCGCACCGGGCAGGGAGTATTCGTCGAAGCAGCCATGGTCGACGCTGCGGTCAACATCGCCGCCGAGCAGGTTATCGAGTACAGTGCCTACGGCGCTCTACTGCAACGCGCCGGAAATCGGGGACCGTGGGCAGCTCCGCAGAACCTTTACCGCACCGCCGATGTCGACGAGTTCGGTCGGCTCGACAGCTGGGTCGCGATCGCCGTCGCGACAGACCGGCAGTGGGAGGGCTTGTGCGAGGTGCTCGGACGACCGCAATGGGCAATGGATCCCGCGCTGTCGACCATGGCGGGGCGACGCGAGCGCCACGACCTTATCGACGCGCATCTGGGGGCCTGGTGTCAGCAGCGCGCCGGCGACGAGATTGTCCGCTGTCTTTGGGACGCCGGTATCTCGGTGGCGAAGGTGATGCAGCCGCATCGGCAAACCGAGCTGTCACAGTTAGCGTTTCGCCACTTCTTCGAAGACGTCGGCCACCCGATCAATGCTCGGGTGGCACACAGCACGCTTCCGATGCGGCTGTCGCGCGGTCCGGAACGCTTCCATGTCCGTCCCGCGCCGCTGCTCGGCGAGCACAACCATGAGCTGCTCGCCGAACTCGGCGTGACACGCGAGGAGATCGCCGACCTGGAAGCCGACGGCGTGATCGGGCGGGCACCTGCCGGCTACGGCAAGAAAACCGCCACAGCATGAGATGGTAGCTCTGTGCCAATCAGCCCGTCTGATATCCAGCTGACCGGTCGTGTCGCCGTGGTGACCGGCGGGGGTGCCGGCATCGGCCGCGGTGTCGCGGCCGGCATGGCCGCTTTCGGCGCCACGGTGGCGATCTGGGAGCACGACGCTGACAGCTGCGCATCAGCCGCCGAGTCCATCGGCGCGCTGGGCATTACGACGGACGTCCGCGACGGCGAGCAGGTCGACGCCGCGCTGCAGCGCACGACCGCCGAACTCGGTCCGGTGACAATCCTGGTCAACAACGCCGGCGGCACATTCTTCTCGTCGTTGCTCGACACCAGCGAAAACGGCTGGGACGCGCTGTATCGAGCGAACTTGCGCCATGTGCTGCTCTGCACCCAACGGGTAGCGCGCCAGTTGGTTGCCGCCGGGCTACCGGGTAGCGTCGTCAACCTGACGTCCATCGAAGGTGTCCGGGCCGCACCGGGATTCGCTGCATATGCCGCGGCCAAAGCCGGGGTCATCAACTACACCAAGACTGCGGCGTTCGAGCTGGCGCCACACGGCATTCGCGTCAACGCGATCGCACCAGATGTCACGGTGACAGAGGGACTGACCAATCTCAGCTTCGGCGACCTTGACGCGATCGGCCACGCCATTCCGATGGGCCGCCCGGGTACCGTCGACGAAATCGCCAGCGTTGCTGTGTTTCTCGCATCCGACATGGCGAGCTACCTCACCGGAGAGACTCTGCATGTCGACGGCGGAACGCATGCGGCCGGTGGCTGGTACCGCCACCCGCAGACCGGGCAGTTCCGATTCGGCCCAGGCTAGCCGGGCACTAGTGTTGCCATCCGTCGGCCTCTTGGTCGTCGAATGTTCGGTCGATGCGCTCGAACCTCCGACGGATGGGGGCTCGCGCGGCCTGATGCGGCAGGATGTAGAGCCGCCCAGCGTGCATCGCTTCGACGGTCAGACGAGCGACCTCGTCGGCGTCGAGGATCACATTCTCGCCCACGGCAACTTGTCGGGGATCTCGCGGCGTCGAAAGCGCTTCGTAGTCGGTGGTGCGGTTACGCGCGGAATCGGCGATGTTGGTTGCCACAAGCATCGGGCACAACACCGACACGCCGATGACGGCGGTCTTAACTTCGCGGGCAAGCGTCTCGGCGAGGGCGACGACGCCGTACTTTGCAACAGAATACGGCCCCAGGCCGACATTGGCCACCAGACCCGCAAAAGATGACGTGAATAGCAGATGGCCGCCTTCGCCCTGCTCGAGGAGCCTGGGCAGGAAAACCTCGACACCGTGAATGGGGCCCCAGAG encodes:
- a CDS encoding amidohydrolase family protein, with product MVFSADNHISLAEDIFYQRFPDELKDKAPRIWYEDGAYQLGRKGQSFLPGDFSAVLMQYDDLPGAGSTNIEARIQELHEDGVDKELAFPNAVLALFHYPDKQIRELAFRIYNEYIAELQERSGGHFYGAGLINWWDPQGTRRTLAELKSLGLKTFLLPLNPGKDDEGNIIDYASDTMSPVWDEIEDAGLPVTHHIGETPPKTPCQYNSVVVGMMINIDGFREAFSKYIFSGILDRHPRLRIGWFEGGIAWVPWALQDAEHLVASYQHMFNRPLEHDVRYYWDNHMSASFMVDPLGLELIDRIGVDKVMWSSDYPHNESTYGYSEKSLTAVVDAVGPAAAARIVSGNITEFLGL
- a CDS encoding M24 family metallopeptidase, encoding MTTSVAAQPSSIEIPESPDLARMRRETGARLRAAMSERGVDALILLGNNNVVYATGVSWPLGDAGLSYVERPVAIVIADDPWPHLFLPFREGAASESGLPADHVHGPVYLEFDEGVEHFVRAVEDLIPAGSVVAVDELTGAMRRAHPQLFRAGRPADAAPVIGAAKVVKTRDELACIRRACRITDQAMVDVQAALAPGIRQIDLSARFLRKAFELGAMASMLEPIWQIMPQRKADAVWTTHGDLALPLLTTERKLAEGDVLWTDVSITYAGYCSDFGRTWIVGCEPTPRQQAQFDKWRDIMAAVLDVLRAGTTAAELGRAATKANGGTRPWLPHFYLGHGIGVNAAETPMIGTDLGDEFDENFVFEPGMVLVLEPVVWEDGTGGYRSEEIVVVTEKGWLQLTDYPYYPYGLR
- a CDS encoding M24 family metallopeptidase, translating into MATEVLPDERALRLGRRERAFAQMADYDLDVLVLGRQANVRYVAGAPQLWVAGTRPFGPTCVVVRETGAIHLLSTWDEGVPDDIPHENLYGIAWNPMNTISVLQRIEGASTAKRVGTDALSPAFAQLLPMAFPKAELVDGELAMRAARRIKTPEEVAALRAAISVAEAGLAAAVAELRPGVSENMLAGVLLEAMAAGGVSTPSTQDVAWVTSPEHPWRRGSDDGRVRPGDLVAFSAGVLGGGYTGEVGRTWPVGEPKCIEAVAALYRRWETLWCRLIDACCPDAPASDLLAAYQASGEPLPPMPVARGLGMGFDPPVVSQHLPATAGEERLEPGMVLALTGYVWEAGVGAVFGRDAVLITADGHEVLTTSPSAHRTVGAANG
- a CDS encoding enoyl-CoA hydratase/isomerase family protein translates to MVDAQRPAPEEIILYAKDAETKIATITFNRPEFLNAPTAAARLRYADLLRGVTVDDDVKVVVIRGVGDDFGSGADLPEFMEGQDSPEFRLAELRLENQGIRYPPKGSFRHGATISAWYANSQAGNRPLQELKKISIVEAKGYCYGWHFYQAADADLVISSDDALFGHPSFRYYGWGPRMWTWIQTMGLRKFQEMVFTGRPFTADEMYQCNFVNKVVPRDQLEAEVQKYALACARNRPTDTVFMQKVFFEVVKQYQGEYMGSLLSAFFESMGGHIHHDVDDLEMGEAIDRGLNDAVKDNDSKFPPEFRLSKSSRKKNG
- a CDS encoding CaiB/BaiF CoA-transferase family protein, yielding MEPLNGYVVIDLSTGIAGAYCTKLLADGGAQVIKVEPPQGDPLRQWSASGSRIQAGSDGALFSFLACSKHSVVADAAADGDVEFVQRLLSSADAVIWSRGSAIAEHPSLAPTEIHRAHPHLVVTAITPFGLDGPWHDRAATEFTLQAWSGGIVALGRGSPDRAPVFVGGQVGEYLAGAYACAATLAFRGLGGRLVDLSMLEAQILGLTYHPVTYFQMLGRPWRDARKVTVPGIAQAKDGLVDLGCGTAQQWFDLCAMTGHQEWIDEDSPLSITEQANEKADDIYAWVQSHTVDEIRDLATAFRIPNAPVANGATIADLDHFRARGSFVSNPRDGFRQPGHPYRTRPALLRPPQPAPRLGEHTAQYRQSPPSVRRSAPTPDSADRLPFSGLRVLDLTTYWAGPCCTHFLALLGAEVIHVESTRKPDGTRLIAGIPITEDQWWEKSPIFSALNTNKKGLTLDLQSERGRELLSRLIATSDVIVENFTPRVLDQIGVDFAAAQAIRPDVIMLRMPGFGLDGPWRDQPAFAYVIEAASGLSWLTGYPDRPPYEPYSIGDPNAGVHAVNALLLALEHRRRTGQGVFVEAAMVDAAVNIAAEQVIEYSAYGALLQRAGNRGPWAAPQNLYRTADVDEFGRLDSWVAIAVATDRQWEGLCEVLGRPQWAMDPALSTMAGRRERHDLIDAHLGAWCQQRAGDEIVRCLWDAGISVAKVMQPHRQTELSQLAFRHFFEDVGHPINARVAHSTLPMRLSRGPERFHVRPAPLLGEHNHELLAELGVTREEIADLEADGVIGRAPAGYGKKTATA
- a CDS encoding SDR family NAD(P)-dependent oxidoreductase; translation: MPISPSDIQLTGRVAVVTGGGAGIGRGVAAGMAAFGATVAIWEHDADSCASAAESIGALGITTDVRDGEQVDAALQRTTAELGPVTILVNNAGGTFFSSLLDTSENGWDALYRANLRHVLLCTQRVARQLVAAGLPGSVVNLTSIEGVRAAPGFAAYAAAKAGVINYTKTAAFELAPHGIRVNAIAPDVTVTEGLTNLSFGDLDAIGHAIPMGRPGTVDEIASVAVFLASDMASYLTGETLHVDGGTHAAGGWYRHPQTGQFRFGPG
- a CDS encoding SDR family NAD(P)-dependent oxidoreductase, with the translated sequence MDSFDGRGAVITGGASGIGLAMARELARRGARIVLGDMEEPALEQAVARLRGEGLDAHGVVCDVRRLDEVDHLADEAFRPLRGVHAVCNNAGIAVAGPIVQMAHDDWRWVIDVDLWGPIHGVEVFLPRLLEQGEGGHLLFTSSFAGLVANVGLGPYSVAKYGVVALAETLAREVKTAVIGVSVLCPMLVATNIADSARNRTTDYEALSTPRDPRQVAVGENVILDADEVARLTVEAMHAGRLYILPHQAARAPIRRRFERIDRTFDDQEADGWQH